AGCCGGGGCTGGGCCACGGTCAGGCTTGCTTTAGCTCGGCCTTGATGTCGCCGACCATCTTTTCCAGGCGGTGGCCGTATTCGATGTAGTTCTGCCGCATGGCGGACTCGTTGAACGCTTTCGACTGGGCATCGTGGAAGACGACAACCATGTGGGGCTCGATGGAGAGGCCGGCGTCGTAGCCGCGCGCCACGGCGTCTTTGAGGATGTCGCGCACACGGCCTTGCCCTTCGCCGGGCCAGTTGTAGTCGGCGTCGTTCTTCGCGGGGTTCCAGGTGGCGTCCTTGATGTGGATGTGGACGGTGTGATCGCGCAGGTGGGTCCAGAATTCCCAGGGGTCCTGTTTGGGCCAGGGCGCGGGTTTGGAGCGGTCGGGATTGAAGATGGGGTTGGCGGTGTCGAAGACCCATTTGAGGCCGGGGCACTTGTCGAGCAGCTCCAGGGCGTGCTGCCAGCTCATGCCGCCGTAGTTCATGCAGTTTTCATGAACCGGTTGAAGGCCGGCGTCGAGGAAGCGGTTTGTGACGTCCTTCACTCGGCGGAATACCTCGGTGGGTATTTTGTATTCATCATCGGCCGGCTTGAAGCTCATGATGCGAATGTATTTGGCGCCCGCGCGCTGCATTCGTGGGATGGCGCGGTTAACCTCCGCCAGGGTGATGTCGAAGGGGTCGCCCACTTTTTTGGCCCAGTTCATGATGGTTGACCCGAAGCAGTAGGCGCCGATGCCGGCTGCCTCCAGCTTGCGGACGGCCTGGTCGAACGCCTCGTCCGGTATGTCGTGGAAGTTGGCCTTGGCGAATCCGGGGACCTCGACGCCCCGGGGCTCAAGGAATTTCCAGCCGAGTTCCCGCGTGGCCTGAACCTGGCCGTCAATGCTGTTGGCGCCTTCGTCGCCGATGCCCATGTATTTCATAGCTATTTCCTGAATGACGCGGTGAAGTCTTCATTGGATACCTCCACCACTTTCTTTTCCACCTTCGAGGCGGAGATTAACTGGTTAAGCTGCTGCTCGTAAGCCGCGCTATCCATCGGCAGTTCGACTGTCTGGCCGGTGAGCGAGGAGTAGAGGATCACGTTGGCCAGCTCGACGGAATGGATGCCCTCCGCGCCCGGGGCAACGAGCGGCTCGCCGTCGAGGATGGCGTTCACGAAGTTCTGCATCAGCACGGCGTGGCCGTTGGGGGAGGCGCTGAAGGGGATTTCGACGTTCCAGACCTCCGGCTTGGCGAAGCCGAGCCTGGCGCTGCGGCTGAACTCAATCATGTCTTCCTCGTTGCGTGTGAGGGCAAGCTTGTCGGCTTCGAGCAGCAGCTTCCCCCGCGTGCCGATGATCTCGAAGCGATTGGTGCCGGGGGACTCGCCGGTGGAGGAGACGAACGTACCGGTGGCGCCGCCGGCGTATTCGAGGTAGGCGGAGACATTGTCCTCGACCTCGATGTCGTGGAACCGGCCGAGCTGGCAGAAGCCGCGCACGCGGGCCGGCATGCCCAGCAGCCATTGCAGGGCATCCAGGTTGTGCAGGCATTGGTTGAGCAGCACGCCGCCGCCCTCGCCCTTCCAGGTGGCGCGCCACCCGCCGCTTGCGTAATACGCCTCCGTGCGGAACCAGTCAGTCATGATCCAGCTGATGCGCACGATCTCGCCCAGTTCGCCGCTTTGGATGAGCTTGCGCATCTTCAAGTAACGCGGCTCGGCGCGCAGTTGGAACATGCCGGCAAACACCAGCTCGGGGCGCTGCTGATGGGCGGCAATCAGCCGCTCGGCATCGGCCTTGTGCGCGGAAATGGGCTTTTCGACCATCACGTGCAGGCCCTGCTTGAGGGCGGTTATGCCGAGTGTGGTATGCTGATAATGCGGGGTGGCGATGATGACCGCGTCCACCAGCCCGGAGCGAATCAGCTCCTCGGGGTCGGTGAAAGTCCTCAACGGTTTGTATTTCTCCAGCTTGCCCGTCACAGCGTCCGAAACAGCGGTCACCTCGGCGCGGCTCACCTTTCCACCGGTGAGATAGCCGAAGTGGTGCTGGCCGATGTTGCCCAAGCCGATGATTCCCAAGCGCACTTTGTTCATGGACAGGAGTCTAGTCGGCAGGGTCCGTTTGCCCAGCCAATTCACACTCGCGCCTCAACGCTGTCAACCCGCGCGCTTAGTCATCCGATTCGGACTGCGTCAGGACCATTGCGAGCCGTCCGGGCGCGACCAGAGCCGCACTGAGCTGACAGCCTATGGCTTCGGCGAAGGCCCGCGCCATTGAGAGTCCCAAACCCGTGTGTCCGTCAGTCGGCCGTGCGTCGTCTCTGCGCCAGAACCGCTCGAACAGGTGCGGCAGATCGCGCTCCGTGAGATCCTCCGTGCCGTTCACGACGCGCAGCGTGAGGCGACCATTGTCGGCGGTGGCTTCCACCTCGATCACGCCGCTCTGCGGGGTATAAGAAACAGCGTTGTCCAGGAGATTTGTCAGAATGGAACGAAGGAGGACGGGGTCGGTTTCCGTCCGGGCGTTGTCTGGCGCCTCGATCCGGAACTTCAACCCACGCCCCGCCGCTTTTTCCTGGAACGGCTCGCACGCATCCCGAACGAACGTCGCCAGGTGCACGTTTTCTCGCCGCACGGGCAGTCCCCCGCATTCACCCCGCGCCAGGGCCAGCAGCCGCGTAAGTATGGACTCCAGATGCAGAGCGATGGCCAGCATGGCCGGGTCCGCATCGGCAGCCCGGGCTTCCGGCGCCTTGATGGCCAGCTCGGCTAGGCTGCGCAGCTCGGCCACCGGGGTGCGGAACTCGTGTGCCACATCCGAACTGAAGCGCCGTTCGCGCTCGAAGGAGTCCTGCAAGCGGGCAAGCAGCTCGTTGAGGCGCGCGGCGATGGGGGCCAGTTCTCGCGGCAGCCCCTCTGCGGCGAAGCGCGCCGACAGGCTGGCCGCGTCAATTCGGGCCGCTTCCGCCGCCAGGGTTTGCAGCGGTCCAAGCTCCCGCCGCAGCACACGCGGCACCACCAGCGCGGTGGCCGCGAGCAGAAGCAGTCCCCCGCCCGCCAATACGACCTGCAGCGTGGCCAGGGTGCGATCCATCTGCCGGCGATCGGAGGCCACAACCAGGATCGCCTGCGGAACCGCGCCGTTCTGCGGCTCGTCGTCCGAATCCGGGGGACGGAACTTAAGGCCGGTCGCGCGGCACTTCTGACCATCGGGCAGCGTCAGGTTCCAGAACAAGGGCCTCTCCAGCGTTCCGAAGCGGCACGGCAGAGGCGCACCGCGGAGCGAGCGCGAGCGTTCCACCGTCCGACCGTCGGCGTCCGACAGCTCGAAGAAGTCGGCTCCTCTCTCCTCGAAGCTTGGCAGGTGCTCGTCGGCAAAGTCCAACTTCGGGCGGTTGCCCTGTTGCTCGGTCAAGGCGGCCAGCGCTTGGACCTTGGCACGGAGCCCTGCGTCGAACTCGCCGTGCAACGCCGCCCGCGCGCAGAGATAAACGGCCAGGCCGCCCATCCCCAGCAGCAGGCCCACGCTGAGCAGCAGTTTCCAGGTCAGTTGCCGGCGAATGCTCTTCATTCCGCTGCCAGTTCGTAGCCTAGTCCGCGCCGCGTGTGGATCAGCGGGGCGGAGCTCCGTTCGCCCAGCTTCTGTCGCAGCGAACAAATGGCCGAGTCCACCGCGTTGCTCGCCGGCTCGATCTCGCCGCCATAGATGTGCTCCTCGATTTCCGTGCGGGTAACGATCTGCCCGCGGCGGCGCGCCAGGTACTCGAGCAGTGCATATTCGCGCGGCTGCAGCGTGATGGCGCGCCCCGCGCGGCTCACCTTCCGAGCCGCGGTATCAACTGCAAGGTCCTCAACCTGCAACAGCGTCTCCTTGCTGCCATAGGCGCGACGGCAGAGCGCTTTGACTCGGGCGAGCAGCTCCTCCAGCGCAAAGGGCTTGACCAGGTAATCATCCGCGCCCAGTTCCAGCCCGCGCACCCGGTCGGCGACCGTGTCCCGGGCGGTCAGGAGCAGCACGTGCGTGCGCTTGCCCTGCTTGCGGAGCCGTTGCAGCAGGGCAAGGCCGTCCAGCTTCGGCAGCATGATGTCGAGCACCAGCGCGTCGTAGTCGTTGGTCTCCGCCAGGAACAGCCCCTCCTCACCATCGGCGCTGGCGTCCACAGCAAAGCCATTCCGCCGCAGCCAGGCGCTCACACTCTGGCGCAAACGGACCGAGTCTTCGACCACCAGCACGCGCATCTGGAAATTAAAGCCGCCCGGGCGGGCTCCGCGCAAGGAGAAGCCGTCCGCCACGCCGCTCAGCGCACCGGGGCTGCCGCGGCGGCCCGCTGCAGCATGTTGCGCAGGTCTTTGTCCGCTTCGCGGAACGCCGCATTCAGTAGCTTGTCGTTAAGCACGTAGTCCTGTTGCAAGTACGCCTGGGTGAGCTCGTAGCGCTTGGTGATGATCTGCAATTCCTCGGGTGTGGGGCTGCGCGTGTTGCTCAGCCCGTCCTGGTTGAGATCCTCGATGAGGTTGCGCTTCTGGTCAGGGGTCAGTGTCTGGTCGAACACGGCGGTGTGGAACAGACCGGCGGCTTGATCGTTGACCCCCACATACGTCAACGCCAGGCGGGCCAACGGTTCCTTGCTCCCGGGCTCGGCCAGGCGGCTGTCCTGATAGAGCTGGGCGGCGAGCGCGACGCTTTGTTCGCCCAGGGTCTGCTGCAGGTAACGCAGCGCGCCGCGATCCACCTTGCCGTCGGATTGCACCACTTGCGTTTGCGCGGTGCCCACATACGCGGTGTCGCTGAATCGCCGCAGCATGTCGAAGAGGAATTCGCGCTCCGAGGCCGTCCCGCTGGCAAGGAGGCTGCGCGCCCTTGCCAGCGCGGCGTCCTTGTAATTGCCCGGCGCCATTTCCTCCAGAAGCCGGGCCAGATAGGCCACCTCCAACCCCCGCCCAGCTCTCGCCAGCGCTTCGGCCAGGATTGCTTCCGCATTCGCCCCGCCGATTTGCCGCAGCACATCAAACAAGCCGAGCCGCAGCGACGGCGGCGCCAAAGCCTCGGCGAGTGACCCCAAATCGCGCCTCCCCCTGCCGCCGGTCGCCTCATAGGGCACATCCTGGCCAGAGGCTAGAAACTCCCTCAGGGCAGGCAGCGCGGCGGGCCCGGCTTGCCTGAGCTGCTCCAACAGCCCCAACGCCTGCCGCAGCGCGTGGCCATGGCCGGGACCCGGCGCCGGTTTGAGCGCCGCCAGCTTCTTGAGCAGTTCCTGCGGGCTCAGGCCGGCGGAACTCGCCGGCAGCGGAACGGCGTCGGGCTGCGAGGCCTCGGCTGCCAGCCGTGCGTTGCGGACACGTGCCGCCTCGACCTGGGCCTCCAGGTCGGCCTTCTCGGCCTCCCAAGCGGCACGCTGCAATTCGAACTCGCGGGCGTGGCGTCCCGCCTGCTGATGGCCGACCAGGAGCGCACCGGTGGCAAAGGCTAAGCCAGCAATCAGAACCTCAAACGTGAACCGCCTCATATATATTCATCATGCGCAAGGGGGGATTGCTGCACGGTCCCAATCAGCAAGGAGGGCATCGCAGCCCACCCAAATCCCCTGGCCCCCTCCGCCATGCTGCGATACCCGCCAAAAACGCTGATTGCCGTCCCAACCGTCGCCCTCTCAGTCCTCGTCCTCGTCGTCGCCCTCGTCATCGTCTTTGTCATCGTCGTCCTCCCCCTCATCGTCATCCTCGTCCTCATCGTCGGCCTCGATGGCGATTAGCTTGCCGTCCGCGGCGACCCGGACGTCCACGGTCTTGCCATCAGCTTTCTTCACCTCGGCTTCATAAACCACCGCGCCATCCTTCGCGACGCACTTCTCGACTTCGAGAATCTGGCCTCCGTCGGCGTTGTCCTTGATGGTTTGCTGCACAGCCGCCGGACAGTCAGCGAGTTTGACTTCCTGCTCTTTAGCTTGCTTGTCTTCGGCCAGAACTGGCAACGCCAGCAGTATGGCCGCGGTTCCCACCACCATGCCCGCCCCGATTCGATTCATTATCTTCATAGCTCGTTACCCGGACTGTTGGATTCTTGTTTCAGATGCGTTGGCAGCCAGTCCAAACCGCGCCGCATCGCGCCAGCCACCTGACCGGCAAGATCAAACTTAGCACACGCAGATTACGGCAAGATTATCGGACGAAGAAATCTTTCGTCGCGCTTCCGGCCCCGGTTTAACCGCAGGCAACACTGGTCTCACTTGAACGCCCAGGTCAGCAGCGGCGCGAAGATGAGGGCCGGCAGGTAATCCGCCACCTCGATCCGCTTGAGCTCGAAGATGAGCAACGCCACGCAAAACACGAGCAAGCCGCCCACTGCGTTCACCGAATCCACGAGGCCGTGCGCTGCGAGGAACGGTCTGAGGAGGTGCAGGCAGGCCAGGGTAATCGTGCCTTGAAACGCCAGCACCGGCACCGCCGCCAGCATCACGCCCCACCCGAACAGCAGCACGAATCCCATCGTTCCCAGGCTATCCATCACCGCCTTTACCGCCAGCGGATAGTAGTAGCCGGACAGACCATCCTGGACCGACCCGAGAATGGCCAGCGGGGCGGCACAATAAAGCGCGGCGCAGGTCCTGAAACCCTCGTCCAGCCGGCCGGTGGCATCCGGCTTGAGCGCGGCTATGCGGTCCCGCGCCCGCCGCCCGATCTGGTTTGACAACTTCTGGAGGCGCAGCAGGCGCCCGGTCAGCTTCCCCAGCATCAGCGCCAGCACGACGATCAACAGCTGCTTGAGGATCTGTGGCAACGAACCGTTCAGGCTCAGCCACGTGAGCCGCAGGCCGTAGAAGACCGTGAATACTCCCAGCCCCACCTTGAGGAAAGACTCGCGCTGGGGCGGCAGCGGTTTGCGCCGCACCAGGCCGACGGTGCCGCCGATCAGAATTCCCGCCACATTCAGGGCCGTGCCTATCATGCGCGCCAGGGTAAAGGCGAGCGACCAAAGGCGCAATTGTTTGTAACCGGCGGTGCGCCGAAGCGTCGGCCAGCCCCATGCTAAAATGGGTTGCGCCCATCTGGCGCCCGCGACACATTCGGCGTGCACAAGCAGGGAACAGGCCGGGCGCCTGTCCCGCGTTACGATGGACAACACAATCAAGATTGCCCTGGTCGGCACCGGCATGTTCGGCGGTGACGTGCATGCGCGGGCGTATGCGGACTTGCAGCGAGCCGGCATCAGCCCGCAACTTGGCCGGGTGGGATTGGACAAATGGGCGCGGGATCTCGCGCCGATCAAGTTTGAACTGGCCGCTGTGGCCGCGCGCACAGAGAAGTCTGCCCGCCGCGCCCGGGACAATTTCCGGCGCTGGACCGGCCACGCGCCCAGGGCATTCGCCGGCGCGAGGCCATGGTTGGACATCCTGCGCCAGTTTCCCGATCTTGATGTGCTGGCCGTGGCCACGCCAGACCCGCTGCACGCGGAGGTGATTCTGGCTGCCCTCAAGGCCGGCGTGCATGTCATTACGGAGAAGCCAATGTGCCTGCACATCGCCGAGGCCGACCGCATCATCGAGCTGGCGCGCAGGAAGCAGCGCATCGTCACCGTGGACATGCACAAGCGCTACGACGCCGACCACATGCGCATCCGCGAGGAGATCCGGCAGCGCATCGGCGACCCGCTTTATGGCGCGGCGTATTTGGAGGAGCCGC
Above is a genomic segment from Candidatus Paceibacterota bacterium containing:
- a CDS encoding response regulator transcription factor; translation: MRVLVVEDSVRLRQSVSAWLRRNGFAVDASADGEEGLFLAETNDYDALVLDIMLPKLDGLALLQRLRKQGKRTHVLLLTARDTVADRVRGLELGADDYLVKPFALEELLARVKALCRRAYGSKETLLQVEDLAVDTAARKVSRAGRAITLQPREYALLEYLARRRGQIVTRTEIEEHIYGGEIEPASNAVDSAICSLRQKLGERSSAPLIHTRRGLGYELAAE
- a CDS encoding TIM barrel protein, translating into MKYMGIGDEGANSIDGQVQATRELGWKFLEPRGVEVPGFAKANFHDIPDEAFDQAVRKLEAAGIGAYCFGSTIMNWAKKVGDPFDITLAEVNRAIPRMQRAGAKYIRIMSFKPADDEYKIPTEVFRRVKDVTNRFLDAGLQPVHENCMNYGGMSWQHALELLDKCPGLKWVFDTANPIFNPDRSKPAPWPKQDPWEFWTHLRDHTVHIHIKDATWNPAKNDADYNWPGEGQGRVRDILKDAVARGYDAGLSIEPHMVVVFHDAQSKAFNESAMRQNYIEYGHRLEKMVGDIKAELKQA
- a CDS encoding HAMP domain-containing sensor histidine kinase; the protein is MKSIRRQLTWKLLLSVGLLLGMGGLAVYLCARAALHGEFDAGLRAKVQALAALTEQQGNRPKLDFADEHLPSFEERGADFFELSDADGRTVERSRSLRGAPLPCRFGTLERPLFWNLTLPDGQKCRATGLKFRPPDSDDEPQNGAVPQAILVVASDRRQMDRTLATLQVVLAGGGLLLLAATALVVPRVLRRELGPLQTLAAEAARIDAASLSARFAAEGLPRELAPIAARLNELLARLQDSFERERRFSSDVAHEFRTPVAELRSLAELAIKAPEARAADADPAMLAIALHLESILTRLLALARGECGGLPVRRENVHLATFVRDACEPFQEKAAGRGLKFRIEAPDNARTETDPVLLRSILTNLLDNAVSYTPQSGVIEVEATADNGRLTLRVVNGTEDLTERDLPHLFERFWRRDDARPTDGHTGLGLSMARAFAEAIGCQLSAALVAPGRLAMVLTQSESDD
- a CDS encoding Gfo/Idh/MocA family oxidoreductase, with translation MNKVRLGIIGLGNIGQHHFGYLTGGKVSRAEVTAVSDAVTGKLEKYKPLRTFTDPEELIRSGLVDAVIIATPHYQHTTLGITALKQGLHVMVEKPISAHKADAERLIAAHQQRPELVFAGMFQLRAEPRYLKMRKLIQSGELGEIVRISWIMTDWFRTEAYYASGGWRATWKGEGGGVLLNQCLHNLDALQWLLGMPARVRGFCQLGRFHDIEVEDNVSAYLEYAGGATGTFVSSTGESPGTNRFEIIGTRGKLLLEADKLALTRNEEDMIEFSRSARLGFAKPEVWNVEIPFSASPNGHAVLMQNFVNAILDGEPLVAPGAEGIHSVELANVILYSSLTGQTVELPMDSAAYEQQLNQLISASKVEKKVVEVSNEDFTASFRK
- a CDS encoding DUF554 family protein, which gives rise to MHAECVAGARWAQPILAWGWPTLRRTAGYKQLRLWSLAFTLARMIGTALNVAGILIGGTVGLVRRKPLPPQRESFLKVGLGVFTVFYGLRLTWLSLNGSLPQILKQLLIVVLALMLGKLTGRLLRLQKLSNQIGRRARDRIAALKPDATGRLDEGFRTCAALYCAAPLAILGSVQDGLSGYYYPLAVKAVMDSLGTMGFVLLFGWGVMLAAVPVLAFQGTITLACLHLLRPFLAAHGLVDSVNAVGGLLVFCVALLIFELKRIEVADYLPALIFAPLLTWAFK